In Thermococcus bergensis, one DNA window encodes the following:
- a CDS encoding site-2 protease family protein, protein MSYILWASLYYTALINFRLAFFNLLPIPPLDGYKVLRWNPGYWAVAIGIAFLLQSIV, encoded by the coding sequence GTGTCCTATATCCTCTGGGCATCTCTATACTACACTGCCCTCATAAACTTCCGGCTGGCATTCTTTAACCTTCTACCAATTCCGCCTTTGGATGGGTATAAGGTCTTGAGGTGGAATCCCGGTTACTGGGCAGTAGCCATAGGAATTGCTTTCCTCCTCCAGTCCATCGTTTAG
- a CDS encoding RNA-guided endonuclease InsQ/TnpB family protein — MPSETIKLTAKFKLKTEPEGLEDLFTLYQEIVNFLLTHTFENNITSFYRLKKETYKTLRREHPELPSHYIYTACQMATSIYKSYRKRKRKGKANGKPTFKKKVIMLDDHLFKLDLDGGFVKLSTPSGRLKLEFYPAKYHEKFREWKIGQAWLVKNQMGIFLHVVFSREVEVREPKVIVGVDLNENNVTLSLPDGNFIQIITHEREIRTGYFLKRRRIQKKIKTGKKRKWILEKYGMRERNRINDLYHKLANKIVELAEKYGGIALEDLTEIRNTIRYSAEMNGRLHRWSFRKLQSIIEYKAKLKGVSVVFVNPAHTSSLCPICGGKLVPNGHRVLKCECGFEADRDVVGSWNIRLKALKMWGVPVPPESPPMKTGGGKPTRYEINTLHTLYG; from the coding sequence ATGCCCTCAGAGACGATTAAACTCACGGCAAAATTCAAACTCAAAACAGAACCCGAAGGGTTAGAAGACCTCTTCACCCTTTACCAAGAAATCGTGAACTTTTTACTCACCCACACTTTTGAAAACAACATTACAAGCTTCTACAGGTTGAAGAAAGAAACCTACAAGACCCTCCGGAGAGAACATCCAGAACTCCCAAGCCACTACATTTACACGGCCTGTCAAATGGCCACCTCAATCTACAAGAGTTACAGGAAGAGGAAGAGAAAAGGAAAAGCTAATGGAAAACCAACCTTCAAGAAAAAAGTCATAATGCTGGACGACCACCTGTTCAAGCTCGACCTTGACGGTGGATTTGTCAAGCTCTCAACTCCAAGTGGAAGGCTGAAACTAGAGTTTTACCCTGCAAAATACCACGAGAAGTTTAGGGAGTGGAAAATAGGGCAAGCCTGGCTTGTTAAAAACCAGATGGGAATTTTCCTCCACGTGGTGTTCTCAAGAGAGGTTGAAGTTAGAGAGCCGAAAGTCATTGTCGGCGTGGACTTGAACGAGAATAATGTAACCCTCAGCCTTCCAGATGGGAACTTTATCCAGATCATCACCCACGAGAGGGAGATTAGAACGGGCTACTTCCTAAAGAGAAGGAGAATCCAGAAGAAGATAAAAACTGGTAAAAAGAGAAAATGGATTTTGGAAAAATATGGGATGAGGGAGAGAAACAGGATAAATGATTTATATCACAAATTAGCCAATAAGATTGTTGAACTGGCGGAAAAGTATGGTGGTATTGCTCTTGAAGACTTAACGGAAATCAGGAACACAATAAGGTATTCGGCTGAAATGAACGGTCGCTTGCACAGGTGGAGTTTTAGGAAGCTTCAATCCATTATTGAGTATAAAGCCAAGTTAAAAGGGGTGAGTGTCGTTTTTGTTAATCCTGCTCATACTTCCTCCCTATGCCCGATATGTGGGGGGAAGCTAGTCCCGAATGGGCACAGGGTTTTAAAATGCGAGTGTGGTTTTGAGGCTGATAGGGATGTGGTTGGCTCGTGGAATATTCGCTTGAAAGCCCTGAAGATGTGGGGAGTTCCCGTTCCCCCCGAAAGCCCTCCAATGAAGACGGGAGGAGGGAAGCCCACCCGTTACGAAATTAACACTCTACACACACTTTACGGGTAG
- a CDS encoding IS607 family transposase, translated as MKLYRTGKAAQLLGISKPTLIRKIKTEEIKAYRVGKEYRIPESEIKRLLEGKTPDKVVIYARVSSRDQKQDLERQVEYLKNYCASKGYQVAKIITDISSGLNENRKGLKQLFKLVESGEITKVVITYKDRLTRFGFKYLEQYFNSHGVEIEVIFDDEEKTPEKELVEDLLAIVTSFAGKLYGARSHKKKRLVEAVKNALRDD; from the coding sequence ATGAAGCTTTATAGGACGGGAAAAGCGGCACAGCTCCTTGGCATTAGCAAGCCAACATTAATCAGGAAAATCAAGACGGAAGAGATTAAAGCATACAGGGTTGGAAAAGAATACCGCATCCCGGAAAGCGAGATTAAAAGACTCCTCGAAGGCAAAACCCCCGACAAGGTTGTAATTTACGCCAGAGTATCAAGCCGAGACCAAAAACAAGACCTTGAGAGACAAGTCGAATACCTCAAAAACTACTGCGCATCAAAAGGCTACCAAGTTGCAAAAATCATCACAGACATTTCTTCAGGACTAAACGAGAACAGGAAGGGGTTAAAACAGCTCTTCAAACTCGTTGAAAGTGGGGAAATAACAAAAGTCGTTATAACGTACAAAGACAGGCTCACCCGCTTTGGATTCAAATACCTTGAGCAGTATTTCAACTCACACGGGGTTGAGATTGAAGTAATCTTTGATGATGAAGAGAAGACACCGGAAAAGGAACTTGTTGAGGACTTGTTAGCCATCGTAACCTCTTTTGCTGGAAAACTCTATGGTGCCCGTTCTCACAAGAAAAAACGCCTTGTCGAGGCGGTAAAGAATGCCCTCAGAGACGATTAA
- a CDS encoding zinc metalloprotease yields MALGLRKQELEDLAISFIVLTLVFSGFELRLIPYVVLGIFTAFVFHEIAHRQVARRYGYYAIYRRWDTGIMLALLMGILNKLLGFRFIFAAVGAVQVYSLYTGWEDREVHGKISIAGPATNILVGCFLNG; encoded by the coding sequence ATGGCGCTGGGACTTAGAAAACAGGAGCTCGAAGACCTGGCCATATCTTTCATTGTTCTTACCCTCGTTTTTTCGGGTTTTGAGCTTAGATTAATCCCCTATGTTGTTCTGGGAATATTTACGGCGTTTGTGTTCCACGAGATTGCCCACCGACAGGTTGCCAGAAGGTATGGTTACTACGCAATTTATAGAAGGTGGGACACGGGAATAATGCTCGCTCTTTTGATGGGAATATTAAACAAGCTCCTGGGCTTTAGGTTTATATTTGCCGCTGTGGGGGCAGTTCAGGTCTACTCTCTCTATACTGGCTGGGAAGATAGGGAGGTTCATGGAAAAATAAGCATCGCAGGACCAGCAACAAACATTTTAGTGGGCTGTTTTCTAAATGGTTAA
- a CDS encoding KH domain-containing protein: MREELKRMLKVEILDIEYEGDKLIVYVPKDRVKIAVGSGGSAVKAAELVLGKKIEIRGR, from the coding sequence ATGAGGGAAGAACTGAAGCGCATGCTTAAGGTTGAAATTCTCGATATCGAGTACGAAGGAGACAAATTAATCGTCTACGTCCCTAAAGATCGGGTAAAAATAGCTGTAGGGAGTGGAGGGAGCGCTGTAAAGGCAGCAGAACTTGTGCTTGGCAAGAAGATTGAGATTAGAGGTAGATGA
- a CDS encoding M20/M25/M40 family metallo-hydrolase produces the protein MFFVQTLVDFLICSGSGQAVATMPIMVPLADVVGITRQVAVLAFQFGDGITNIIYPTCGVVINGHYDVVPAGEGWQFGPFSEKIIDGKLYGRGASDMKGGIASIIGTLRILSEFEDSLDVGVNVSLVPDEEISLEGKPCYGGLCNNYRTNIAEKHRHRM, from the coding sequence ATGTTTTTTGTGCAGACTTTAGTTGACTTCCTTATCTGCTCAGGGAGCGGGCAAGCAGTGGCTACGATGCCTATAATGGTTCCACTGGCTGATGTGGTTGGTATCACAAGACAAGTTGCAGTACTTGCATTCCAGTTCGGTGATGGAATAACTAACATCATCTATCCAACGTGTGGAGTCGTTATTAACGGACATTATGATGTAGTTCCCGCAGGTGAAGGCTGGCAGTTTGGCCCGTTCTCAGAGAAAATCATAGACGGGAAGTTATACGGCAGGGGAGCAAGCGATATGAAGGGAGGCATTGCGAGCATTATTGGTACGTTGAGGATTCTCAGCGAGTTTGAAGACAGCTTGGATGTTGGAGTTAATGTGTCGTTAGTTCCAGATGAGGAAATATCTCTTGAAGGAAAACCTTGTTACGGCGGATTATGCAATAATTACCGAACCAACATCGCTGAAAAGCATAGACATCGGATGTAA
- a CDS encoding zinc ribbon domain-containing protein: protein MERQHLKCPLCGGTSFKVEEGKLDSKWGFTAHKVKIVICENCGYVMMFYKGRTIWDFD from the coding sequence ATGGAAAGACAGCACTTAAAATGTCCCCTCTGTGGGGGAACAAGCTTTAAGGTTGAAGAAGGAAAGCTGGACAGCAAGTGGGGTTTTACGGCACATAAGGTAAAGATAGTGATATGTGAAAACTGCGGTTATGTTATGATGTTCTACAAAGGAAGAACGATATGGGACTTTGATTAG